In the Hippocampus zosterae strain Florida unplaced genomic scaffold, ASM2543408v3 HiC_scaffold_358, whole genome shotgun sequence genome, GGAGTCACTGTTTTCGAGGTACCTGACCACCCAGTGCCAGAGCTACAGCAAGCAGATCAACGACGACGACCCCGAACTCTTCTTCCAGAGCAAGCTCGACACGGGCCCCGAGCTGGCTGAGCCGGTCGCCAAAGAATGCGCCTTCAGGATTGACAGTCTGGTGCGCAGCATGTCCTTCATCCAGCTGCTGCGCGAGGAGCTGAAGCAACCCCTGCGCTTGGCACAGGGTGAGCTGGGCAGCTTCCAGAAGGTCGGCTGGGTCAAGTCAGGCTACTCTGAGATGAACTTCAAGCTGGTGCAGGAGTCCAACGCGGAAGTGCTGGAGTTCATGCAGGCGATCGGGCAGTGGGCCGACTGCTTCATCTGCAACTGCCTCACGCTCACGCAGCACTGGATGCTGACCAAAGCGCCTTTCCAGGAGTATGAGGCGCTCTAGGCGCAGCTCGATCTGGCCGTGCAGGACCTCGCCAAACGTGCGAGCCTCGAAGCCGCCTAGCAGGCTGGCATCTTCTCCTTTTATAAGTAGAAATTCTTCACCCCCGCAGCCAGAGAGTACCAAGCCGAGTAGCCTCCATCGCCTAAGCGCCTGACCACCTCCCGCAAAGGCACCATCGCCGAGCCAGACGACGAGGACATCGACGTGATCGGCATGCTTCACGAGCAGGGCTGGGCGGACTACGAGAAGAACCACGCCGAGGTGCAGTCGATCCTGATGGAGAAAGAGCTGGAGGCAGAGCGGGGGGTGGAGCGGGCCCTGGCACGCAAGCGGCATCGGCAGACCAAACTAGGCAGCAAGCGAGCCCAAATGATGCTGGACTACAGCTTCGACCGGCTAGTCTACGACATGTTCAACAACGAGTCCTTGTCCACCAGCTGATGATCGATTCCTTCTACATGGCTGCCATACATTGCCCCAGGTTTGATTCCTTCTACACGGCTGCCATACATTGCCCAGGTTTTTCGTCCGTCCCTCCCTAATGCTATGACCTTTTTAAAACATGAAGATCTCAAATTTCAGGGATGAAACCATCCGCAGCATCACGAACAAGCCCGAGAACAGCGAGAACGTGGAGGCGGACCTGGACGTGCTGCGGGACCAGTACTACGAAATCCTGCTGCGGATCCGCGAGATACGGGTGGTCGAAGTGATCTGCAGGTGCACTCCCCagcccaaccggcagcaatacCTCGGCTCTTTCCGAGGCGAATACAGCTTTCTCAAAGAGGTACTAAAGAACATCAGCGACAAGGCGAAGGCCAGGGCGCAGGACAAGGCCCGGGTGCAGGGCAGCCTGGCCAAGGACGGAGAGCAGATGACCCTGGCCTACAAAGACCTCTTCGTGGAAGGCAGCCTTAAGTTCTTTGACAAAGTGTGCAGACTGCTCAGGCTTGACCCCGAGTTCAGCCTCGACTATGACATCGACGAATGGAACAGCCAGCTGCAGCAGCTCGCCCCCACCCGCAAATGCTGCTGATTGATATATCATGGGATGCTGTGCTGCCCCCCAGCAGCACATCTCCACCCTCCCTGAGCTGCAGGCAGTGCCCCgcctcccccgccccctgcaCTTTCTAGAGCTGTACTCGGACAACGCTATTTGTGCCCGCCAGCACGAGCTCTGGCAGGAGCACACGCAAGCCCGTGCTGACAGGCTCCAGCTGCTGCGGGTCTGCGTCGATGGCGCAGACCCCGGGATCATGGCCCACTTCGAGGTGGAGAGCACTCCCTGCCTGTTCGTGGTGGAAGGAGGGTGGGACAAGGCGAGCGTGAAGGCCCGGCTGCTAGGGTTTTCGGAACCCAGGCTGGTGGACTTTATTGAGGAAGCGTTCAGGTGACTGTATTTTATTGATGCTTGACACTGGTCCTGCGAAGCGGCAGCAGGACGGTAACCTTGCTCGGTTCGAGCCCCTGTTCAACCGCACCACCGACAAAATCAGTATCAGAGTGGCAGGGTACCGCCCCAGGGCTCAGAGCCATGCCCACCCCCGACTCGCTCCTTAGTCCGAAAGCAAAGTGCCTGCGACGCCCCTCAAGCCCAGAGAATCAAGCGATTTCTTGTTGCTTCGGACACAGCAGACTTTCCGTTACAACCACCCCATTTCACAGAGCGTCACCAAGCGCCAGAGCCAGGGTCCGAGCATAACCCCCCGGCACAACAACCTGGTGCATCGTATCATCGGGCTGAAGCACAGGCCTGTCGAAAGCACGACAGCCCGTACCACCCGACCCGCAGATTTCACGACAAGCCAAGTCCTGTGCAGTCAAGAGCCCAGGCGCAGCGCCAGCGGGGTCATGGAGGAGAAGGACATTCGTGTTAAATACCGGTGCTTTATCAAACCAGATCTGCGGGAGAACTAGGTGCAGGATGAGTATGTCGCGTTCCTAGACCCCTGCCCGGCCCAGCTCGAGCACCTGGAGGCCAGCCTTTCCACCCTCCAAAAGAGCCTGCACGCATACGTCTCCTCCATCGCAGAAGCACGGCAGCAGCTGACCGCCTGCAGCGAGTCCTGCACCCTGCTTGTATAGTAAATCCCTGCCAGTCTCAACTGGCAGGCCTCGGTCTCAAGACTGCGAAGGCAGATAGCCCTGTCGACCAAAGGCCACCGAGAAATGAAGCTGAAGGTCGGAGAGGCGGTTCCTGTGGTGCTCCGAGACGACGATGAGTGCAAGACTGGCATAGAGCAGGTGCACGGGCGGTGCATGCTCCTGCAGGAACGCATTTTCGGGGAGCGAGTGTTCGAACTCGAGGTCAATGAGGAGCTGGAAGGGGTGGAGGGAGTGTCCTCCTGCGAGGCCTTTTACAATGCCAGAAACACTCTTTTCTGATAATCATTCGGAAAACATCTTTTCCAGCTCGAGGTGCAGCGCCAGCAGCTCGGCGTTGATCGATCGCGTCTTTAGGGCCGCCAGCGCGTTCTGGTACGCCTTCGGATCAAAGCTGAAGGCCTGTTCGGGTCCGTCGTGGCACACTTGGATGCCGCGCCCCAGGCATAGCAAAAACTCCTCATAGGCCTTAAAATCCTCGTTGTACCGAAAAGGCTCATTCAGCAGTGTTTCGAACAGATCGTAGAGGACAGGGACTGCACTCACCACAAATTAGTCGTAGTCCTGCAGCGAAAGCAGCGGGCTGGCTGAGTCCGGGGGCTTGAGGAGGCCGGTCATGCGCTCCAAGGCGCCTCGCAGCATCAGGTTTTCTTTGCTGATGTCCTCGGTGGGCGGAAGGGTTTGCCGGAGCATGTAGTAGGCCTTATACAAGAGCACCTGCGGAAGCCACTTGATCTTGTATTTCCGGAGGTTTTGGGTCCCCAGCTTGACTACCTGCGCGAGCACATTGAACCTGAACACCTGTGCCTCCACAGGTAGTTCGTTTGGCCTCTTTTTCGAAGGGCCTGCACTCTTTTGCTGAGGTTGGTTAGGTTGTACTGGCTGAGGCGAAGGCTGAGGCAAAGCCTGAGGCGAAGTTTGGGGCGAAGCCTGGGGCGAAGCCTGGGGCGAAGCCTGGTGCGAAGCCTGGGGAGGCTCAcgagattttttgggggtgtgatcATCGGCTGCGGTATGGGTGACTGCTTTTTACTAGACAGGGATTCGAGAAGGCAGTTACGactgattttgattttggaCTAATTTATTCTCTACTTAGGACTGCTTTAAGTGTTTCTCAGTCTGGAGATCCTATTTGTGCTCGAGTTGCTCCTCTGTGAGCGAGGCGAATGTTTGATGCCTTTCAGGACGCCGAATTAAGCTCTGCATCGAGTCCTGCTCTTTGCGGGATTAAATTAGCTCGTGACTCCGCTTGCTCTTTGGAGTCGATTTGTGGACCTTATCAGAAGGCTTTTTTGTAATTTCCCCAGCAAAAGTTTCCTTCCTGACTTGCTGCTGCAGAAAGGGCTAACTGGCCAGCTCATCCAGCATCCTTGGCAGGGCCATATTCAGCTTGTGAATGCCTGTTTTGAAAGGCGAAGAAGGGTTTTTCTTCCTCCCGGCCATTTTCCGAAGCGCAGTATCGGTATTCCTCTCCTTCCTGCCTTTACTAAGGATCCAACTATAACTGCTATGAGACTTCCGGCCTCTAGTGGCTGGCGAGCCAACAGACTTGCTAGCGGAGTAGCATGACTCTGACCTGAGATTGCACCCACCTGCCTGGTAGAGCCCGTGCGCCTGAGCCACCTGCTTGGACCTGCCGAAGTCTGTGACTGACTGTTGAAATAAGCGACAGCGAAACGCCTATTTAAACCTGTCCATGAAGGATTCGAGGCCAGACCTGATCTCAGCCACAGCCGCGCTGCTCAGGGATCCGACCAGGCCGGAGAAGGTCATCTGGGCATCGTGCAGCAAGGCCTGCAGACACTCCTACACCCCCGCGAGATCAAGGGCCTTTCCCCTGCGCCCAGTCGAGCGTTGCCTATTCATGAATTTAAACCGGGCAGGCCATATTTAATTGTTGAAGCGGGGGCGGATGATAACGTACGGGCGGACTGGCCTTGATGATTCGTGTACCCCTGACCCCGCGGCACATGCCTAATCAAGGgcaaatttaaatatttttaaatggagGTGGAGGGCGTCATGTCTCTGCTGCGGGATCCTTCGCCCCTGCTGGTCAAGTCGGGGCTGGAGGCCCTGCTGCTGATCGTGGACAAGTCCTGGCCGATCATCACCAACGAGCTCAAGACTCTGTGCCATCCTGACCAGAATTGAGTTGGCCCAGCACCCCAGCCACGGGCAGCTGGCGAGCCTGCTGTGCTCGAAGCTGCACTTCCACCTGAAGGAGTACGATGCTGCCCTGGACTACGCGCTGGGGGCGGGCGCCTTGTTCCAGCCCGCCGCCCGCACCGAGTACGAGGACTGCATGCTCAAGCTCTGCGTCCGAAAGTACATTGATGCCCGGGGCAGCCAGGCCGCAGCCCGCGAGCCACTCGACCCCAAGGTGGCTGAACTCGTGGACTCCGCCATCCGGAGTTCGGTTGAGAAAAAGGAGCACAAAATGGTGCTGGGGCTGGCCCTGGACTGCAGCAGCATGGAGCTCATCCAGCAAGTGGCCAGGCTCCTGTCCCCTCCCGAGCTGATGCAGGCCGTGCTTCCCTTCCTCGCAGGGCTGGTTGACCCCTTCAAGGCCCAGCTGCTGGACTTCGTGGTGGAGCGCATGGAGGGCGGGGCCAGCTGCAGTCGGGACACTGACTTCCTGGTGCTGCTGAGCCTGCTGCGGATGCTCAACCGGTACGAAGACGCAGCCCGGCTAATTTACGACCAGATGAAGCAGGGCAACCGGGAGCTGGCTTACACGATCGCCCTGGAGGCAAGCTAGGCGCACGGGTTCGTGCACAAGATCACTCAGAGCCTGCCGATCGAGCCCGAGTGGGAAGGCGAGCGCAAGAAGCTGGTGTCGATCCTGGAGGGAAGGTGAGCGCCGAGCTGTACAGCGTTTTCCTGATGAACAACTGCCAGACGGATCCGCACTACCTGGCCAAGCTGAAATCCATCGAGCACAAGAACTCGCTGGCGCACTCCTCGGCAGTGCTGAGCATCTCGATGCTTCAGGCGTACACCCAGGACGACTCCTTCATCAAGGACCAGGAAAACCTCGAGTGGGTCAGCCACACCAACCTCTGGGGCAAGTTCAACTGCACGGCCTCCCTCGGCCTCATCCACCAGGGCACCAAGCTCCCGCCTCTCGAGGTCTTCAAGAAGTACCTGCACGAGCAGAACCCTGACGGCAAGGAGCCCTTCCTGGTGGGCGGGGCAATGTTCGGGCTGGGCCTGCTGACTGCGGGCAAGAAGGTCGAGGAAGTCATCAACTACTGCCTCTGGGTCATCGATAACCCCACCATGAACACCAAGGAGCCGATCGTCCACGGCGCCTGCCTCTGCCTCGGGCTGGCTGGCTTCGCCTCCGCAGACCTCATCATCTACGAAAAGCTCAAGAACATCCTGGACACCGACACCGCCGTCACCAGCCAGGCTGCGGCCCTGGCCATCGGGCTGGTCATGGCCAGCACCAACAGCGAGGAGGTCCTGGCCGACCTGCTCGGGTTCGAGTCCGGCCACGACAAGATCAACAACGCGATCTGCCAGGCTATCGCTCTGGTCACCCTCGGCAAGCCCAGCAGCACCCTGGTGTCAGGGCTGTCCAACAGCCAGACGATCAAGCGGGCGATCCCTCTGCACCTGGCGGCGGCGCACTTCGGCACCTCCAACTCCAAGGCCGTCAAGCAGCTGCTCGCCCTGTCCAGCGACATCTCCAACGAGATCAAGCGCACGGCGGTCATCTGTCTGGGCTTCGTGCTGCACAACAACCCCGAGCTGCTCGGCCTCATGAAGATGATGTCCAGCTCCTACAACCCCCACATCCGCTACGGACTATGCCTGGCACTCGCTGTCGGGGGGCCCCTTGAACAGGGCGAGGCCATTGCTGACCTCATCTGGCCCTTCTTCACCGACACCACTGAGTTCGTCAGGCAGGCCGCCTTCCTGGCGATCGCTATGCTGGCGCTGAACGGTGCGCTTTCTGCCACCCGGGTGGCCGACTTCCGTAAGCTGATCGACACAGTGCTGGCCAAAAAGCACGAGGACGTGCTGGTGCGGATGGGCGTGATCCTCTCAGTGGGCATCCTGGACGCAGGCGGCCGGAATATG is a window encoding:
- the LOC127595009 gene encoding 26S proteasome non-ATPase regulatory subunit 1-like — translated: MNNCQTDPHYLAKLKSIEHKNSLAHSSAVLSISMLQAYTQDDSFIKDQENLEWVSHTNLWGKFNCTASLGLIHQGTKLPPLEVFKKYLHEQNPDGKEPFLVGGAMFGLGLLTAGKKVEEVINYCLWVIDNPTMNTKEPIVHGACLCLGLAGFASADLIIYEKLKNILDTDTAVTSQAAALAIGLVMASTNSEEVLADLLGFESGHDKINNAICQAIALVTLGKPSSTLVSGLSNSQTIKRAIPLHLAAAHFGTSNSKAVKQLLALSSDISNEIKRTAVICLGFVLHNNPELLGLMKMMSSSYNPHIRYGLCLALAVGGPLEQGEAIADLIWPFFTDTTEFVRQAAFLAIAMLALNGALSATRVADFRKLIDTVLAKKHEDVLVRMGVILSVGILDAGGRNMKISLRSSTGNNDFALAAMLVFTDFWHWYPLINFLGLALSPTVLIGIDSDFRIPLSFNWKCQAKPSTFSYPAMIQKAERKEEKKSTLVELSTARRVQSKAFQKKDSLMEIEPPKEKDEKEKDEPSTYLMKNASRVLDKQTRFITWVDNRFIPLIRDKRQGIIFLKDTQPGVEEQYLGLPADPPKPAPAPPAEGTQMPE